The DNA segment TGCGGATGTCGAGGTAGTCGAACCAGGCGGAGGCCACCCAGGCGGTGTTGCCGCCGGCGCCCAGCCCGATCGGGGCGACGCCCTTGCTCTTGAGCTTGTCGCACAGGTCGAGGAAGTCGTCCCAGGTCTTCGGCTCGCTCACGCCCCACTTGGCGAAGTTCGACTTCCGGTAGAACATGCCCCACCAGTAGTAGGTGGTGGGGACGAAGACCTTCTTGCCGGAGCCGGCGGTGCACAGTGAGTTCAGGGCCTTGGAGTAGCGCCCCAGGTCGGGCGAGTCCCAGAGCTCGCCGAGGTCGAGCAGCAGGTCCTTCTTCGCGTAGGCGTCCGCCACCGAGCCCGGGTACCAGGTGTACACGTCCGGCGGGTTGGCGGAGGTCAGGTACGTAGGCAGCTGGGTGCGGAAGGTCTCCGCGGCGACCGTGTTGAGGCTGACGCTCCCGGCGTCCTTCTTGCCGTAGGCGGCGACGATGTCCTCCATCGCCGCCTTGGCCTGCGGCGCGGACAGGTTGGACTGGAGCGTGACCGCGCCCTTGGACGAGGACTTCGAGGACGAGGTGGACGTGACACAGCCGCTGAGCAGCGAGGCCGTCCCGGCGGCGCCGAGTCCGGCGAGGAAGCGCCGTCGGCTGGGCTGAGGGTTGGTCATGGAGGGCTCCCTGTGGGTCCGCGCGGCGGATCCAAGTTCGCGTGGCGCTTCCACCACGTCAAGATTAATTACTAATTTATTTGAACTGGGCCCGGTGGACGTACCCGTCGACCCCGCGGAACACGGCGTCGACCGCACCGCCCTCCCTCGCGACCGCCCCGAGCGAGCCCTCGATGGCGGCGCTGGGGAACTCC comes from the Streptomyces sp. NBC_00443 genome and includes:
- a CDS encoding ABC transporter substrate-binding protein, whose product is MTNPQPSRRRFLAGLGAAGTASLLSGCVTSTSSSKSSSKGAVTLQSNLSAPQAKAAMEDIVAAYGKKDAGSVSLNTVAAETFRTQLPTYLTSANPPDVYTWYPGSVADAYAKKDLLLDLGELWDSPDLGRYSKALNSLCTAGSGKKVFVPTTYYWWGMFYRKSNFAKWGVSEPKTWDDFLDLCDKLKSKGVAPIGLGAGGNTAWVASAWFDYLDIRINGADYHRQLLAGQHRFDDPEVRKVFDRWQELLPYFDPNGTAGAFQDATTALLNGRSGMMLIGTFFADAAPKDALDDIDFFRFPVIDAKVPLAEEAPTDGYFASARTGRRDGVLDLLGYLATAEAQEIYIKGSSGTALPCHPDAADAGTALVKKGRKHIEEAAEITQFFNRDSSDALQPTADTALTKFLAKPKEIGSILTDWQHDAEKIWNA